Proteins encoded in a region of the Gammaproteobacteria bacterium genome:
- a CDS encoding type II toxin-antitoxin system HicA family toxin has protein sequence MIARLEQAGFVNKGGKGTHRNYIHPRVAHPVSITGKSGDDAKHYQIRAAELAIEESQK, from the coding sequence ATGATCGCGCGGCTTGAACAGGCTGGTTTTGTAAACAAAGGCGGCAAGGGCACTCACCGAAATTACATTCATCCTCGAGTAGCCCATCCGGTTTCGATAACCGGCAAATCTGGCGATGATGCAAAACATTATCAGATTCGAGCCGCCGAGCTTGCCATCGAGGAGTCACAGAAGTGA
- a CDS encoding putative DNA-binding domain-containing protein: MDKALPEFQRAQFAFTAHVRDPEVNARPQDIEDRRMAIYRNLFYNNIQGFIASGFPVLRQLYNDADWHRMARDFFAHHRSHTPYFLEISQEFLKYLQEEREPRPEDPPFIKELAHYEWVELGLSVAEDEPDWSHIDTQGDLLEGRPVLSPLAWLLSYQYPVHRIGPDFRPAAPAEQPTWLLVHRDARDKLGFMEVNPVTARLVALLEESPERTGRELLTQIAEELKHPQPELVSQGGAQTLARLHSAGVVLGTRLA; encoded by the coding sequence ATGGATAAGGCCCTGCCCGAATTCCAGCGCGCGCAATTCGCGTTCACCGCGCACGTGCGCGACCCGGAGGTGAACGCTAGACCGCAAGATATCGAAGACCGCCGCATGGCGATCTACCGCAACCTGTTTTACAACAACATCCAGGGATTCATAGCCAGCGGCTTTCCGGTGCTGCGCCAGCTTTATAACGACGCCGACTGGCACCGCATGGCGCGGGATTTTTTCGCGCATCACCGTAGCCACACGCCATATTTTCTGGAGATCTCGCAGGAGTTCCTGAAGTATTTGCAAGAGGAACGCGAACCGCGGCCAGAAGACCCGCCGTTTATCAAGGAACTGGCGCATTACGAGTGGGTGGAGCTTGGGTTGTCGGTTGCCGAGGACGAACCGGACTGGTCGCACATCGATACGCAAGGCGACCTGCTGGAAGGCCGCCCGGTGCTGTCACCGCTGGCGTGGCTGTTGAGCTATCAGTATCCGGTGCACAGGATTGGCCCGGATTTCAGGCCCGCGGCGCCCGCCGAGCAGCCGACCTGGCTGCTTGTTCACCGCGACGCGCGGGACAAGCTCGGTTTCATGGAGGTGAATCCGGTCACCGCGCGGTTGGTAGCACTGCTGGAAGAATCGCCTGAAAGAACAGGCCGCGAACTGTTAACGCAGATCGCCGAGGAACTCAAACACCCGCAGCCTGAGCTGGTATCGCAGGGCGGCGCGCAGACGCTCGCGCGATTGCACAGCGCCGGTGTTGTACTCGGCACGCGCCTCGCTTGA